The Osmerus eperlanus chromosome 7, fOsmEpe2.1, whole genome shotgun sequence genome includes a region encoding these proteins:
- the LOC134024193 gene encoding serum paraoxonase/arylesterase 2-like isoform X1 — MNRLLVAVCVAAFAVIIGQRIFKLMEMSLYSREIPQKHLPNCQLLKHIDYGSEDLSILRDGLAIISTGLNYPGLPQSEGPGKIYTLDLLDPRLTPVELQIKGDLDRDSFNPHGISIFTDETDKSVSLFVVNHPNQLIGDSQVDIFRFVEEENAIVHLKTIRHELLHSVNDIVAVGPESFYATNDHSFPNELLHMLTVVLGLPWCNVIYYSPQEVKVVGDGFLSANGINISPDKRYLYVSDILDHDVEVFERRRGEDLVYVKSVAVGSLCDNIEVDYDTGDLWLGCHPNGAKLKNTVDLDDPPGSEVIRIQNILSEKPIVTQVYADDGHVIMGSSVAAPYGGKLLIGTVYHKALCCDLK; from the exons ATGAATCGGCTTTTGGTGGCAGTTTGTGTTGCTGCTTTTGCAGTAATAATTGGACAACGTATTTTTAAACTGAT GGAAATGAGCCTTTACTCAAGAGAAATTCCACAAAAACACCTTCCCAATTGTCAACTGTTGAAGCATATTG ACTATGGTTCAGAAGACCTCAGTATTCTCAGAGATGGACTGGCTATCATAAGCACA GGTCTGAACTATCCTGGTTTGCCACAATCGGAAGGGCCAGGAAAGATCTACACCCTGGACTTGCTAGATCCCAGACTGACCCCTGTGGAACTGCAAATCAAAGGAGATCTAGACCGCGACTCCTTCAACCCCCATGGCATCAGCATCTTCACTGATGAAACCG ATAAATCTGTGTCCCTGTTTGTCGTCAATCACCCTAATCAGCTGATTGGTGACAGCCAGGTAGATATCTTTCGGTTTGTTGAGGAAGAAAATGCAATTGTGCACCTGAAAACGATTAGGCATGAACTTCTTCATAG TGTAAATGACATAGTTGCTGTGGGACCAGAGAGCTTCTATGCTACAAATGATCACTCTTTTCCCAACGAACTGTTACACATGCTGACTGTTGTCCTCGGCCTGCCTTGGTGTAATGTCATTTATTACAGTCCTCAAGAGGTGAAAGTAGTTGGGGATGGCTTTCTgtctgcaaatggcatcaacaTTTCACCAGATAAGAG GTATCTATATGTTTCAGATATTTTGGACCATGACGTTGAGGTTTTTGAGAGGCGCAGAGGGGAAGACTTGGTTTATGTAAAG TCTGTAGCTGTGGGGTCCCTCTGTGACAACATTGAGGTGGATTATGACACGGGTGATTTATGGCTGGGCTGTCACCCGAATGGAGCAAAGCTAAAAAATACCGTGGACCTTGACGATCCACCTGGATCTGAG GTCATTCGGATTCAGAATATTCTCTCGGAGAAGCCGATAGTGACCCAAGTTTACGCTGACGATGGACATGTGATCATGGGCTCCTCTGTAGCTGCCCCCTATGGAGGGAAGCTTCTCATCGGGACGGTCTACCACAAAGCACTCTGCTGTGACCTGAAGTAG
- the LOC134024193 gene encoding serum paraoxonase/arylesterase 2-like isoform X2, whose product MNRLLVAVCVAAFAVIIGQRIFKLMEMSLYSREIPQKHLPNCQLLKHIDYGSEDLSILRDGLAIISTGLNYPGLPQSEGPGKIYTLDLLDPRLTPVELQIKGDLDRDSFNPHGISIFTDETDKSVSLFVVNHPNQLIGDSQVDIFRFVEEENAIVHLKTIRHELLHSVNDIVAVGPESFYATNDHSFPNELLHMLTVVLGLPWCNVIYYSPQEVKVVGDGFLSANGINISPDKRYLYVSDILDHDVEVFERRRGEDLVYVKVIRIQNILSEKPIVTQVYADDGHVIMGSSVAAPYGGKLLIGTVYHKALCCDLK is encoded by the exons ATGAATCGGCTTTTGGTGGCAGTTTGTGTTGCTGCTTTTGCAGTAATAATTGGACAACGTATTTTTAAACTGAT GGAAATGAGCCTTTACTCAAGAGAAATTCCACAAAAACACCTTCCCAATTGTCAACTGTTGAAGCATATTG ACTATGGTTCAGAAGACCTCAGTATTCTCAGAGATGGACTGGCTATCATAAGCACA GGTCTGAACTATCCTGGTTTGCCACAATCGGAAGGGCCAGGAAAGATCTACACCCTGGACTTGCTAGATCCCAGACTGACCCCTGTGGAACTGCAAATCAAAGGAGATCTAGACCGCGACTCCTTCAACCCCCATGGCATCAGCATCTTCACTGATGAAACCG ATAAATCTGTGTCCCTGTTTGTCGTCAATCACCCTAATCAGCTGATTGGTGACAGCCAGGTAGATATCTTTCGGTTTGTTGAGGAAGAAAATGCAATTGTGCACCTGAAAACGATTAGGCATGAACTTCTTCATAG TGTAAATGACATAGTTGCTGTGGGACCAGAGAGCTTCTATGCTACAAATGATCACTCTTTTCCCAACGAACTGTTACACATGCTGACTGTTGTCCTCGGCCTGCCTTGGTGTAATGTCATTTATTACAGTCCTCAAGAGGTGAAAGTAGTTGGGGATGGCTTTCTgtctgcaaatggcatcaacaTTTCACCAGATAAGAG GTATCTATATGTTTCAGATATTTTGGACCATGACGTTGAGGTTTTTGAGAGGCGCAGAGGGGAAGACTTGGTTTATGTAAAG GTCATTCGGATTCAGAATATTCTCTCGGAGAAGCCGATAGTGACCCAAGTTTACGCTGACGATGGACATGTGATCATGGGCTCCTCTGTAGCTGCCCCCTATGGAGGGAAGCTTCTCATCGGGACGGTCTACCACAAAGCACTCTGCTGTGACCTGAAGTAG
- the LOC134024192 gene encoding potassium channel subfamily K member 5-like has translation MADDKGPFLTSCIIFYLSIGAALFQILEQPNWELATLEYKNEKDRILNKYRCLRKEDLDEIFGVVSQAAGQGVTITGEKDYKNWDWGNSVIFAATIITTIGYGNVAPKTDGGRVFCILYGLFGIPLCLTWISELGSFFGNRAKRLSQVLIRKGQSVKMVQITCTMVFLLWGLLFHLVLPPLVFRNFEGWTYLEGLYFSFITLTTVGFGDYVAGVNPSIDYPRLYRVGVELWMYMGLAWLSLFFSWNVHMVVEVHKVFKKRRQRHRLPPDQRHHPEKDKQVAPLQRPMAIDIFNFLSEREAEDYSTVIKKIGVVARRKVIPEEVVGRSKSCSDLLEICTLEHSPRQRRRFSIGEPVFVRPPESLGNSFAMEQEEEPLLPQEDYRDPVPEEKLPDKVTTGEEGGCVDDPNETPCPANSRHTSSTSTEESVRHPRGGSTRFTISKVVMGDGREDNDENG, from the exons ATGGCTGATGATAAAGGACCTTTTCTCACGTCTTGTATCATTTTTTACCTATCGATTGGAGCAGCGCTGTTTCAAATACTGGAGCAACCGAATTGGGAATTGGCCACGTTGGAATATAAGAACGAGAAGGACAGAATTCTTAACAAATATCGGTGCTTACGAAAAGAAGACTTGGACGAAATTTTTGGG GTTGTGTCCCAAGCTGCTGGACAAGGTGTGACCATCACTGGGGAAAAGGACTACAAGAACTGGGACTGGGGCAACTCTGTCATCTTTGCTGCCACCATCATCACAACCATAG GTTATGGAAATGTGGCTCCCAAGACGGATGGTGGCCGTGTGTTCTGCATCCTGTATGGCCTCTTTGGGATCCCTCTGTGTCTCACCTGGATCAGTGAGCTGGGCTCCTTCTTTGGAAACCGAGCCAAGCGCCTGAGCCAGGTTCTGATCCGTAAAGGCCAGAGCGTG AAAATGGTTCagattacatgcacaatggttttCCTTCTCTGGGGACTTCTGTTTCATCTGGTGCTCCCCCCACTGGTCTTCAGGAACTTTGAGGGCTGGACCTACCTGGAGGGGCTGTACTTCTCCTTTATCACCCTCACCACTGTCGGCTTTGGGGACTATGTAGCAG GTGTCAATCCAAGCATTGACTACCCCAGGCTATACCGGGTGGGTGTGGAGTTATGGATGTACATGGGTCTAGCCTGGCTCTCTCTGTTCTTTAGCTGGAACGTCCATATGGTAGTGGAGGTCCACAAGGTCTTTaagaagaggaggcagagacacCGGCTCCCTCCGGACCAACGGCACCACCCCGAAAAGGACAAACAAGTCGCCCCCCTACAACGGCCCATGGCCATCGACATCTTCAACTTCCTGTCTGAGAGGGAAGCGGAGGACTACAGCACGGTTATCAAGAAGATTGGCGTCGTGGCCAGGAGGAAGGTGATTCccgaggaggtggtggggcgcTCCAAGAGCTGCAGTGACCTCCTGGAGATATGCACCCTGGAACACTCCCCTCGGCAGAGACGCCGCTTCAGCATCGGTGAACCCGTGTTCGTCCGGCCCCCGGAGTCCCTCGGAAATTCCTTCGcgatggagcaggaggaggagccttTGCTTCCTCAGGAGGACTACAGAGATCCGGTGCCCGAGGAGAAACTTCCGGATAAGGTCACCACAGGGGAAGAGGGTGGCTGTGTAGACGACCCGAAcgagaccccctgtcctgccaaCTCTCGACACACCTCCAGCACCAGCACAGAAGAGAGCGTCCGGCACCCTAGGGGTGGCTCTACCAGGTTTACCATATCCAAGGTAGTgatgggggatgggagagaggacaaTGACGAGAACGGGTGA